The following proteins are co-located in the Megalops cyprinoides isolate fMegCyp1 chromosome 15, fMegCyp1.pri, whole genome shotgun sequence genome:
- the emx2 gene encoding homeobox protein EMX2 isoform X2, producing MFQPTPKRCFTIESLVAKDNPLPASRSEEPIRPAALSYANSSQMNPFLNGFHSSGRGVYSNPDLVFAEAVSHPPNSAVPVHPVPPPHALAAHPLSSPHSPHPLFASQQRDPSTFYPWLIHRYRYLGHRFQGKSLVSEPENEIQTAETGRGGLGFATEEKGNASHKPVEARDEARQSRGN from the exons ATGTTTCAACCGACACCGAAGAGGTGTTTTACCATAGAATCGTTGGTAGCAAAGGATAATCCTCTGCCGGCGTCGAGGTCCGAGGAGCCAATTCGACCAGCAGCTCTCAGCTATGCAAACTCCAGCCAGATGAACCCATTTTTGAACGGCTTCCACTCCAGCGGTAGGGGCGTCTACTCTAATCCGGACTTGGTGTTCGCCGAGGCAGTTTCGCACCCTCCAAACTCCGCTGTCCCGGTTCATCCAGTCCCCCCACCGCATGCGCTGGCTGCTCACCCGCTCTCGTCCCCCCACAGTCCGCATCCTCTGTTTGCCAGCCAGCAAAGGGACCCTTCAACTTTCTACCCTTGGCTAATACATAGATATAGGTATTTGGGTCACAGATTCCAAG GTAAAAGTTTGGTTTCAGAACCGGAGAACGAAATTCAAACGGCAGAAACTGGAAGAGGAGGGCTCGGATTCGCAACAGAAGAAAAAGGGAACGCATCACATAAACCGGTGGAGGCTCGCGACGAAGCAAGGCAGTCCCGAGGAAATTGA
- the emx2 gene encoding homeobox protein EMX2 isoform X1 — protein sequence MFQPTPKRCFTIESLVAKDNPLPASRSEEPIRPAALSYANSSQMNPFLNGFHSSGRGVYSNPDLVFAEAVSHPPNSAVPVHPVPPPHALAAHPLSSPHSPHPLFASQQRDPSTFYPWLIHRYRYLGHRFQGNETSPESFLLHNALARKPKRIRTAFSPSQLLRLEHAFEKNHYVVGAERKQLAHSLSLTETQVKVWFQNRRTKFKRQKLEEEGSDSQQKKKGTHHINRWRLATKQGSPEEIDVTSDD from the exons ATGTTTCAACCGACACCGAAGAGGTGTTTTACCATAGAATCGTTGGTAGCAAAGGATAATCCTCTGCCGGCGTCGAGGTCCGAGGAGCCAATTCGACCAGCAGCTCTCAGCTATGCAAACTCCAGCCAGATGAACCCATTTTTGAACGGCTTCCACTCCAGCGGTAGGGGCGTCTACTCTAATCCGGACTTGGTGTTCGCCGAGGCAGTTTCGCACCCTCCAAACTCCGCTGTCCCGGTTCATCCAGTCCCCCCACCGCATGCGCTGGCTGCTCACCCGCTCTCGTCCCCCCACAGTCCGCATCCTCTGTTTGCCAGCCAGCAAAGGGACCCTTCAACTTTCTACCCTTGGCTAATACATAGATATAGGTATTTGGGTCACAGATTCCAAG GCAATGAGACAAGCCCGGAAAGCTTCCTTTTACATAATGCACTGGCCAGAAAGCCCAAAAGAATTCGGACAGCGTTCTCTCCCTCGCAACTACTACGGCTTGAACACGCTTTCGAAAAAAATCACTACGTTGTTGGTGCCGAACGAAAACAGCTTGCACACAGCCTTAGCCTCACAGAAACTCAG GTAAAAGTTTGGTTTCAGAACCGGAGAACGAAATTCAAACGGCAGAAACTGGAAGAGGAGGGCTCGGATTCGCAACAGAAGAAAAAGGGAACGCATCACATAAACCGGTGGAGGCTCGCGACGAAGCAAGGCAGTCCCGAGGAAATTGACGTCACTTCAGACGATTAA